From the genome of Candidatus Hadarchaeales archaeon, one region includes:
- a CDS encoding 4-phosphopantoate--beta-alanine ligase, whose protein sequence is MESWVSEEHPRAWSLKIRERLAEGFRRGIVVPEGLIAHGRGEAFDYLLGEKTCPFARKAIRAAAAMLLLARSPVISVNGNVAALVPNEIVKLAKETGARIEINLFHRTDERVKAIADWLKAHEAKEIFGTDKRYFTKIDEIHSERRVVDRRGIYSADVVFVPLEDGDRTEALRRMGKCVIAVDLNPLSRTAVAANITIVDNIVRAAPLLILEVKKLRHMSSRRLEKIVREFDNKENLKEAYMHIKKRLMKISRQ, encoded by the coding sequence GTGGAGAGTTGGGTTTCAGAAGAACATCCTCGGGCTTGGTCTTTAAAAATAAGGGAGAGATTAGCCGAGGGTTTCAGAAGAGGGATCGTCGTCCCGGAAGGGTTGATCGCTCACGGACGCGGAGAAGCTTTCGATTATCTTCTCGGTGAAAAAACCTGTCCCTTCGCTAGGAAAGCCATAAGAGCTGCTGCCGCGATGCTTCTTCTAGCTCGTTCACCCGTGATTTCTGTAAACGGAAATGTTGCAGCGCTTGTGCCAAACGAGATTGTAAAATTGGCAAAAGAGACAGGTGCAAGGATCGAAATCAATCTCTTCCACAGAACCGACGAAAGAGTCAAAGCTATTGCAGACTGGTTGAAGGCCCATGAAGCTAAAGAAATTTTTGGAACCGACAAAAGATACTTCACAAAAATTGACGAAATCCATAGTGAGAGAAGGGTGGTAGATAGAAGAGGAATCTACTCGGCGGACGTCGTTTTCGTTCCACTTGAAGACGGAGACAGAACGGAAGCTCTGAGAAGAATGGGCAAATGCGTAATAGCGGTCGACTTGAATCCTCTCTCGAGAACAGCAGTAGCTGCAAACATAACGATAGTAGACAACATCGTACGAGCCGCTCCGCTTTTAATTTTGGAAGTCAAAAAACTTAGACACATGAGCTCGAGAAGGCTCGAAAAAATTGTGAGGGAATTCGACAACAAAGAAAACCTGAAAGAAGCGTACATGCACATAAAGAAAAGATTGATGAAAATCAGCAGGCAATAA
- a CDS encoding RuvB-like domain-containing protein, with translation MEEGAVPVSLKEWERVAAHTHITGLGLEGLKAKPVAAGMVGQIKAREAAGLVVHLVRKGKFAGRAVLLAGPPGTGKTALAIAIAKELGRDVPVVLLTASEIYSAEIKKTEFLTQALRRAIGVRIREMRRVYEGKVEELSIRQEPHPYNPYVKIPVGGTIKLATLDHSQKLSMDQAFAISLIREGVETGDVIQIDVDGGRVVKLGKSREAAEKEKIDLSSVQVVDVPSGPVLKNKEFVYTVTLHDLDLAHSRSSISFFGLLFGGEGRKEISAETRATVDETVKEWVEEGKAEILPGVVFIDECSMLDIETFAFLGRAMEQELAPIIIFATNRGLTVVRGTDFKAPHGMPLDLLDRLLIITTQPYTREEILEILKIRAKTEKINLSQEALEYLAQIGEANSLRYAIQLLAPASEVAIAEGAKIVEKKHVEHVRELFVDVSRSVQYLREHEERMLK, from the coding sequence ATGGAGGAGGGAGCAGTTCCGGTTTCTCTTAAAGAATGGGAACGGGTTGCTGCTCACACCCACATAACCGGCCTCGGTCTGGAAGGTCTAAAAGCAAAACCAGTGGCTGCAGGGATGGTCGGTCAGATCAAAGCAAGAGAGGCGGCAGGCTTGGTAGTTCATTTAGTTCGGAAGGGAAAATTTGCCGGACGCGCCGTTCTCTTAGCCGGACCCCCCGGAACTGGTAAAACAGCTCTGGCGATAGCCATCGCAAAAGAGTTGGGACGCGATGTTCCGGTGGTCCTTCTCACGGCTTCGGAAATCTACTCCGCTGAAATAAAGAAAACGGAGTTCCTCACGCAAGCTCTGCGGAGGGCTATAGGTGTTAGGATACGGGAGATGAGAAGAGTTTACGAGGGGAAGGTTGAGGAGCTTTCCATTCGACAGGAGCCACATCCCTACAATCCTTATGTCAAAATTCCGGTCGGTGGGACGATAAAGCTTGCCACGCTTGATCATTCTCAAAAACTTTCGATGGATCAAGCTTTTGCGATTTCTCTTATACGAGAAGGGGTGGAAACAGGCGACGTGATTCAGATAGATGTCGATGGTGGTAGGGTCGTCAAGTTAGGAAAATCGAGAGAAGCCGCGGAAAAAGAGAAAATTGATCTCTCCAGTGTTCAGGTTGTTGATGTTCCGAGCGGTCCCGTATTGAAGAATAAGGAGTTCGTCTACACGGTAACCCTTCATGATCTAGATCTTGCGCACTCCAGAAGCAGCATCAGCTTCTTTGGACTTCTTTTTGGTGGCGAGGGTAGAAAGGAGATTTCGGCCGAAACGCGTGCAACAGTAGATGAAACTGTTAAAGAATGGGTGGAGGAGGGAAAGGCCGAAATACTCCCGGGAGTTGTCTTTATTGACGAATGTTCTATGCTGGACATAGAAACCTTTGCATTTCTCGGTAGGGCAATGGAACAGGAGCTTGCTCCGATTATCATCTTTGCCACAAACAGGGGACTTACCGTAGTCAGAGGAACAGACTTTAAAGCTCCACATGGCATGCCACTGGATCTTCTGGACAGGCTTCTGATAATAACCACACAACCGTATACGAGGGAGGAGATTTTGGAAATATTGAAGATAAGAGCTAAAACCGAAAAAATAAATCTCTCGCAGGAGGCGCTGGAATATCTGGCACAAATCGGTGAGGCAAATTCTCTCAGATATGCGATCCAGCTTCTTGCTCCCGCATCCGAAGTCGCCATAGCCGAAGGCGCGAAGATCGTTGAGAAGAAACACGTGGAGCATGTAAGGGAACTTTTTGTAGACGTAAGCAGGTCGGTTCAATATTTGCGTGAGCATGAAGAACGTATGCTAAAGTAG
- the ala gene encoding alanine dehydrogenase, with amino-acid sequence MPKVLILTKSEVESLLSMKETIEAVEEAFREKGMGKVQMPPKSYVFFKEFNGDFRVMPAYLESIGAAGVKIVNAHPDNPRKYGLPTVMAIIVLIDPKTGTPLAVMDGTTITNMRTGAAGAVAVKYLARKDSRIIAMVGAGVQARTQLLAISEIMKIEEVRVNDVRREKAEEYCREMEKKIDADFIVFDDTERAVRNADIVITTTPSRKPIVMNEWITEGVHINAIGADAPGKQELDPAILRRAKVVVDDIEQASHSGEINVPISQGLFKKSQIYAELGEIVTGRKSGRESKDEITVFDSTGLAVQDIATDWLVYRKALERGIGREMEIFD; translated from the coding sequence ATGCCAAAAGTACTGATCTTGACGAAAAGTGAAGTCGAGAGCCTTCTCTCGATGAAAGAAACAATAGAAGCTGTTGAAGAAGCTTTCCGAGAAAAGGGAATGGGCAAAGTCCAAATGCCTCCGAAGTCCTACGTTTTCTTCAAAGAATTCAACGGAGATTTTCGGGTGATGCCAGCCTATCTCGAAAGCATAGGAGCTGCCGGTGTCAAAATTGTTAATGCTCATCCGGACAATCCGAGAAAATACGGACTTCCAACCGTAATGGCCATCATAGTTCTCATCGACCCGAAAACCGGGACTCCGCTAGCGGTTATGGATGGCACAACTATAACCAACATGCGGACTGGGGCGGCCGGAGCTGTTGCGGTCAAATATCTCGCTAGAAAGGATTCTAGAATCATAGCAATGGTTGGGGCCGGCGTTCAGGCCAGAACCCAACTTCTAGCCATCTCCGAAATCATGAAAATCGAAGAAGTACGGGTGAACGATGTTAGGAGGGAGAAAGCCGAAGAATACTGCAGAGAAATGGAAAAGAAGATAGATGCCGACTTCATTGTTTTTGATGATACGGAAAGAGCCGTGAGAAACGCGGACATCGTGATAACAACTACGCCTTCGAGGAAACCGATTGTGATGAACGAGTGGATAACCGAAGGCGTCCATATAAACGCTATAGGAGCGGATGCACCAGGGAAGCAGGAGCTGGATCCGGCAATATTAAGGAGGGCCAAGGTGGTGGTTGACGACATTGAGCAAGCATCACACAGTGGAGAGATTAATGTACCTATCTCTCAAGGTTTATTCAAAAAATCCCAGATTTACGCAGAACTTGGTGAGATCGTGACGGGTAGAAAATCCGGCAGGGAATCCAAGGACGAAATAACTGTTTTCGACTCCACA
- a CDS encoding helicase-related protein: MTARIVDNRREVLAEVLKRELAKANEIMIATAYFNIRGWGAIKETLVGKPLKLLLGKEPTESMRWEDEILKELEENEDNPEYFKLLQEAISHFESPEVEVRILEMPFFHGKAYLGISSQQEANGVAVVGSSNFTYAGLVKNRELNMVDTDPMAVQQLFDWFQEVWEMAKDFKEEFLSMLKNYTVTWTPLEVLAKALYESYKEGLEQIEEKEKTFEKLYPHQRLSVLESRLKLQKWGGVLVADSTGLGKTRVGLVLAHDAMPDRTLLIAPKSVLETTWKEEMRKMNIQLESINSERLSSDPEGTVEKFSDPENPLGLIIVDEAHQFRHPSTNRYRALAELINKNRADVVLLTATPVNTSLMDLYSLLSLYLPDTALEGGSLRGYFTARQKEWLEGKPVDMDEVLRRFVVRISRDFAKELSKEVKFPERKLLSIHYSLPFDPEKVMEILESMDFKCYDFSVEKLSGELRLPDGSIISKAVASEKLEKLKELVKTVVRINLLKRLESSLEAFRKSLEKMENYLENAVKYAKEKGIFLPPRVRGEVLSLVGEEEGGELPEPEEVFKLPELVEKCRLTPAEIEEFQQGYEKDKEKIQELLKLLPERDTKLEEVKAWVEETSRNLTGNNGIIIFTQYADTARYLYERFKHLSPFLVTGEGAIGPQGKRMGEAEGVEEFKKRGGLMISTDVLSTGQNLQNAQYVINYDFPWNPVVLIQRAGRVDRIGSPYPVVYLTNLFPEEDTLQRFLRLTERLYLRLEAIRSTVGLDASVLGEQPIPKDFTLIRALSKEDHEALRFLETQMEQFTNDPADVLAEILREKGKEWLEKLPCGIGSFMRGEREALFVAFTDGKEIYWRLRYFDKPQTETSPIKVIEILRRPGNGKGERIDYEKLVERLKLVKLELIKELERKKVRQRTQGPLGGRRVREIFEKLSALGDEGEELAAGFREVCDRTTVVNQLYRAMKEERLLEEAKKVIPPLLKEKRTLTPEEEEIKLKRICWCWISPNKK, encoded by the coding sequence TTGACTGCTAGAATCGTGGATAATAGAAGGGAAGTTCTGGCGGAAGTCCTGAAAAGGGAGCTGGCGAAGGCTAACGAAATTATGATTGCCACGGCTTACTTCAACATCCGGGGCTGGGGTGCCATCAAAGAAACCTTGGTTGGAAAACCTCTCAAACTCTTGCTGGGAAAGGAGCCCACGGAGAGCATGAGGTGGGAAGACGAGATCTTAAAGGAGCTAGAGGAGAACGAGGACAACCCTGAATATTTCAAGCTTCTCCAGGAAGCCATATCCCATTTTGAGTCCCCAGAAGTAGAAGTGAGAATTTTGGAGATGCCCTTCTTTCACGGAAAGGCTTACCTAGGCATTTCCAGCCAACAAGAAGCCAACGGAGTGGCCGTGGTCGGATCTAGCAACTTCACCTATGCCGGTCTGGTCAAGAACCGTGAGCTCAACATGGTAGACACGGATCCGATGGCAGTTCAACAGCTCTTCGACTGGTTCCAAGAAGTCTGGGAGATGGCAAAGGATTTCAAGGAGGAGTTCCTCTCCATGCTCAAGAACTATACCGTCACCTGGACCCCCTTGGAGGTGCTTGCCAAAGCTCTCTACGAGAGCTATAAGGAAGGACTCGAGCAGATAGAAGAAAAGGAGAAAACTTTTGAGAAACTTTATCCTCATCAACGCCTTTCGGTGCTGGAGTCCCGCTTGAAGCTTCAAAAATGGGGAGGCGTTTTAGTCGCGGACTCTACGGGGTTGGGCAAAACTAGGGTAGGTCTGGTGTTGGCCCACGATGCCATGCCTGACCGCACTCTTCTCATAGCCCCCAAGAGTGTGCTGGAGACCACTTGGAAGGAGGAGATGAGGAAGATGAACATCCAGCTGGAAAGCATCAACTCCGAGAGGCTGTCCAGCGACCCTGAGGGAACAGTTGAAAAATTCTCGGACCCGGAGAATCCCCTTGGTCTAATCATAGTGGATGAGGCGCATCAATTCAGGCATCCGTCTACCAACCGCTATCGGGCTTTGGCGGAGTTAATCAACAAGAATCGAGCCGATGTGGTTCTGCTTACTGCTACTCCCGTCAACACGAGCTTGATGGACCTTTACTCCCTCCTAAGTCTTTATTTGCCCGATACAGCCTTGGAAGGAGGATCCCTGAGAGGATACTTTACCGCCAGACAAAAGGAGTGGCTAGAAGGAAAACCTGTGGACATGGACGAGGTTCTCCGAAGGTTCGTGGTGAGAATCTCAAGAGATTTCGCCAAAGAACTTTCAAAGGAGGTAAAGTTCCCAGAAAGGAAGCTCCTCAGCATCCACTACTCTTTGCCCTTCGACCCCGAGAAGGTAATGGAGATTCTAGAATCCATGGATTTCAAGTGCTACGATTTTTCCGTCGAGAAGCTGAGCGGAGAACTGAGACTTCCTGACGGAAGCATCATCTCGAAAGCTGTGGCCTCCGAGAAGCTGGAAAAACTCAAGGAGCTGGTGAAGACGGTAGTAAGAATAAACCTACTGAAGAGGCTCGAGAGCAGCTTGGAGGCCTTCCGAAAGTCCTTGGAGAAGATGGAGAATTATTTGGAGAACGCGGTCAAGTACGCGAAGGAGAAGGGAATCTTCCTTCCCCCGCGAGTAAGGGGAGAAGTACTTTCGCTGGTTGGAGAAGAAGAAGGAGGAGAGCTTCCGGAACCTGAGGAAGTCTTCAAACTCCCGGAGCTTGTGGAGAAATGTAGGCTCACCCCTGCGGAAATCGAAGAGTTCCAGCAAGGGTATGAGAAAGATAAAGAAAAAATCCAAGAACTCCTCAAGCTGCTTCCAGAGAGAGATACCAAGCTCGAGGAGGTTAAAGCTTGGGTAGAAGAAACCTCACGTAACCTGACCGGAAATAACGGCATCATCATTTTCACGCAATACGCCGACACCGCTCGGTATTTATACGAGAGATTCAAACACCTCTCCCCCTTCCTAGTAACAGGAGAAGGAGCCATAGGGCCTCAAGGAAAAAGGATGGGGGAGGCTGAAGGAGTCGAAGAATTCAAGAAAAGAGGAGGACTGATGATCAGCACCGATGTTCTCAGCACCGGCCAAAACCTACAAAACGCCCAATACGTGATCAACTACGATTTCCCTTGGAACCCAGTGGTTCTCATCCAAAGGGCAGGAAGGGTGGACAGGATAGGTTCTCCTTATCCTGTTGTGTATTTAACCAACCTATTCCCGGAAGAAGACACTCTACAGCGCTTCCTCCGTCTGACGGAAAGGTTGTATCTGAGGTTAGAAGCCATCCGGAGTACCGTAGGGCTTGATGCTTCGGTTTTGGGAGAGCAACCAATCCCCAAGGACTTTACGCTGATTAGGGCCCTCTCCAAAGAAGACCATGAAGCACTCAGGTTCCTCGAAACCCAGATGGAGCAGTTCACCAACGATCCTGCTGACGTTCTAGCGGAAATCCTAAGGGAAAAAGGAAAAGAGTGGCTGGAGAAACTGCCTTGCGGCATAGGTTCCTTCATGAGGGGGGAGAGGGAAGCCCTTTTCGTAGCATTTACCGACGGAAAGGAGATTTACTGGAGGTTAAGGTATTTCGATAAACCTCAAACCGAAACTTCACCCATTAAGGTCATAGAGATTTTGAGAAGACCTGGAAACGGAAAGGGAGAGAGAATAGATTATGAAAAGTTAGTGGAACGTTTAAAACTGGTCAAACTGGAACTCATCAAGGAATTGGAAAGGAAAAAAGTTCGTCAACGAACTCAAGGTCCTCTAGGCGGTCGGAGGGTTAGAGAAATCTTTGAGAAGCTCAGCGCCTTAGGTGATGAGGGAGAAGAACTGGCCGCAGGTTTTAGGGAAGTTTGCGATAGGACAACGGTGGTGAACCAGCTCTACAGAGCCATGAAGGAGGAAAGGTTACTGGAGGAAGCAAAGAAGGTGATACCTCCTCTCTTAAAGGAAAAGAGAACTTTAACACCAGAAGAGGAGGAAATCAAACTTAAGAGGATTTGCTGGTGTTGGATTTCACCCAACAAAAAGTGA
- the tuf gene encoding translation elongation factor EF-1 subunit alpha codes for MKPHINLVFIGHVDHGKSTLIGRMLVETGVISEKELQEEAGSFKFAWIMDREKEERERGVTIDVAYQKFETSKNIITIIDAPGHRDFIKNMITGASQADAAVLVVAADDGIMPQTKEHAVLAFTLGVDQLIIAINKMDLVNFDQNVYEKLKRDLQTLLSSIGYKRAEEFPYIPISAFHGEGITKHSPRMPWYKGPTFVEALEALKEPPKPVDKPLRIPIQDVYSITGVGTVPIGRVETGVLKVGDMVVFEPPGVKGEVRSIEIHHQPVQRALPGDNIGFNVRGVSKEQIKRGDVAGHPDNPPTVASAFTGKVVVLFSPPEIAPGFTPTFHCHAAHAPGRVVQILQKIDPRSGSVLEETPRALRKGEAGIIQVQLLKPIVIERASDIPHMSRFAIRHGGQTLAAGICIDLVRAK; via the coding sequence ATGAAGCCTCACATAAACCTAGTTTTCATAGGTCACGTAGATCACGGAAAATCTACTCTTATAGGTAGAATGCTTGTCGAAACCGGCGTGATTTCTGAGAAGGAACTTCAGGAAGAGGCTGGCAGCTTCAAGTTTGCTTGGATAATGGATAGAGAAAAAGAAGAGAGAGAACGCGGCGTGACGATAGACGTGGCTTATCAGAAGTTTGAAACGTCGAAAAATATAATAACGATAATCGATGCTCCTGGGCACAGAGACTTCATAAAAAACATGATCACAGGGGCAAGTCAGGCTGATGCTGCGGTTCTTGTGGTCGCTGCCGATGATGGTATTATGCCGCAGACGAAGGAGCATGCCGTGCTGGCTTTCACTCTCGGGGTTGATCAACTCATCATCGCCATAAACAAGATGGATTTGGTGAATTTCGATCAGAACGTTTATGAGAAGCTGAAGAGGGACTTGCAGACTCTCCTTTCCAGCATCGGATATAAGCGGGCGGAGGAGTTTCCCTACATACCGATATCCGCTTTTCACGGGGAAGGAATAACCAAGCATAGCCCACGCATGCCTTGGTATAAAGGCCCAACCTTTGTGGAGGCTCTTGAGGCTCTTAAGGAACCGCCGAAGCCGGTCGACAAACCCCTCAGGATTCCGATCCAAGATGTCTATTCCATCACGGGTGTCGGGACAGTTCCGATTGGGAGGGTTGAGACAGGTGTGCTCAAAGTTGGTGATATGGTTGTTTTTGAGCCACCAGGTGTGAAGGGTGAGGTTAGATCGATAGAAATTCATCACCAACCTGTGCAGCGGGCGCTCCCTGGGGATAACATAGGTTTCAATGTGAGAGGGGTTTCGAAGGAGCAGATTAAAAGAGGAGATGTGGCGGGACATCCTGATAACCCACCGACTGTGGCTTCCGCGTTTACTGGAAAGGTTGTTGTTCTTTTTTCTCCGCCCGAGATCGCTCCCGGTTTCACACCCACTTTTCACTGTCATGCTGCGCACGCGCCCGGGCGGGTTGTTCAGATTTTGCAGAAGATAGACCCGAGGAGTGGTTCGGTTTTGGAGGAGACTCCCAGAGCTCTGCGCAAAGGGGAGGCAGGAATAATTCAGGTCCAGCTACTCAAGCCAATCGTTATCGAGAGGGCTTCCGACATTCCGCACATGAGCAGGTTCGCTATAAGACATGGGGGTCAGACATTAGCCGCTGGGATATGTATTGATCTCGTGCGTGCGAAATGA
- a CDS encoding DNA methyltransferase yields MEARAFDVSFWMETLQKLGYPLREEKLDTETLKDAGVIPAHVSPVDVLRIYKDDYVEGIILQFSKLPPRSVRSQVARNWKSKRLIRPLLFFTDGRDSYAVIVPGKGTGGEVKILWLHERLYRTDIEVLESLRFPGKEKLKDAYDTSFFPYEKVRDEFFEGYRELYEKTVSVLKASMGERASSYAQRFLGRLMFLYFLQRKGWLKGDRKYVDRIKNVRDFNRLCYEELAKGEGGMPLLNGSLFEREEYFTPELEDKTEKKLEPIFLEAREFFNRYNFTVDESSPMEMEVCIDPLLLGTVLENLLSEKERKEKGTFYTPPNEIGFMCRKAIAACLGLKDKVVERNGRLELVDGLEEFLDELRREKSEKKVREFREKLLSLRVMDPAVGSGGFLVIMMQTLIQLIHEAEATVGWRGDPEEYKKRILPNLCGFDIEPEAVEIAKLRLWLSLVIDQREPEPLPNLDLNLMEIEDSLYPPSQSPKLDEFMETKLSELINEFRRLNAEYLREHTEERKKLLRKKMSELKRKISEKMGVREGLTIESLYPSKVDIVVMNPPYVRQEQIPEGKKNLYVGIYGLDRTSDLYAYFMLRAIQLVRKGGVVAVISSDKWLESGYGRTLQRELLPHLRAVYGQRKRSFQADINTVITILQRETGEESVDFIYLDSYTGNTIRNYRSFRRSELKPGKWYYLRSPRIFEEVFLPRLTHKLKEFVEIKFGIKTGANEFFYMKDVSHLYEADRLANPQKFRDIPAKNRKELEEKGLIYIENEAGERFVIDRKDTKPLVRSPKEIRSFLIPSVKTLCLYTSDPGPFTKKYIKWGESQGFHKRPTCKARERWWELPEFEPTHILLPMSWRDLIYIPFSKNPVMCDHRLYALYCNRGIDPLTVWIYMNSTLFYLTVELHCRRLGGGGAATDIMVEDYEELTVPDLSDMKIKFDPHKLMERKPLKYAEEIKQTDRKELDKAVIESLLSMPVSKPPSWFTVQTVFGTRPKLELDSLLNELHQAFLEVVEDRLIKAGKVLAT; encoded by the coding sequence ATGGAAGCAAGAGCTTTCGACGTGTCCTTTTGGATGGAGACTCTGCAAAAACTGGGTTATCCGCTTCGAGAAGAGAAGCTGGACACAGAAACACTGAAGGATGCTGGGGTTATTCCTGCCCACGTTAGTCCTGTAGACGTATTGAGGATTTACAAGGACGATTACGTGGAGGGGATCATCCTTCAATTCTCCAAACTTCCTCCGAGGAGTGTCCGCTCTCAAGTGGCGAGAAACTGGAAAAGCAAAAGACTCATCAGGCCCCTCCTCTTCTTCACGGACGGGAGAGATAGTTACGCTGTGATCGTTCCGGGAAAAGGCACTGGAGGGGAAGTAAAAATCCTTTGGCTTCACGAGAGACTTTATCGCACCGACATAGAGGTTCTGGAATCTCTCAGGTTTCCAGGAAAGGAGAAACTGAAAGATGCCTATGATACGAGCTTCTTTCCGTATGAAAAAGTCAGGGATGAGTTCTTCGAGGGATACCGTGAACTCTACGAGAAAACGGTTTCGGTCCTCAAAGCGAGTATGGGGGAAAGAGCATCCTCCTATGCTCAGAGGTTCTTGGGCAGACTCATGTTCCTGTACTTCCTTCAAAGGAAGGGATGGTTGAAAGGAGACAGGAAATACGTCGATAGGATAAAAAATGTACGGGACTTCAACCGCCTGTGTTACGAGGAACTCGCCAAAGGAGAAGGTGGAATGCCTTTGCTCAATGGATCGCTTTTCGAGCGAGAAGAATACTTCACACCGGAACTCGAGGATAAGACGGAAAAGAAGCTTGAGCCCATCTTTTTGGAGGCTAGGGAGTTTTTCAACAGATACAATTTCACCGTGGATGAGTCTTCCCCTATGGAGATGGAGGTATGCATAGATCCCCTCCTGCTGGGAACCGTGCTTGAGAACCTCCTTTCGGAAAAGGAAAGAAAAGAGAAAGGAACCTTCTACACCCCTCCCAACGAGATAGGGTTCATGTGCAGGAAAGCCATTGCGGCCTGTCTGGGGCTCAAAGATAAAGTGGTGGAAAGAAATGGGAGACTGGAGCTGGTGGATGGACTTGAGGAATTCTTAGATGAACTTAGGAGAGAAAAATCGGAAAAGAAAGTCAGGGAGTTCAGAGAAAAGCTCCTCTCCCTGCGGGTAATGGATCCCGCGGTAGGGTCCGGTGGTTTTTTGGTAATTATGATGCAGACCCTGATCCAGCTCATCCACGAAGCCGAGGCTACTGTGGGATGGAGAGGGGACCCAGAGGAATACAAGAAAAGGATTCTCCCTAACCTCTGCGGCTTCGACATAGAGCCTGAGGCAGTGGAAATAGCAAAGCTGAGGCTCTGGCTTTCCTTGGTCATAGACCAGAGGGAACCTGAGCCTCTTCCAAACCTAGACTTGAACCTCATGGAAATCGAAGATTCCCTATATCCTCCTTCCCAGAGTCCAAAGCTGGACGAGTTTATGGAGACAAAGCTTTCGGAATTAATAAATGAATTTAGGAGACTCAACGCGGAGTATCTCAGAGAGCACACAGAGGAAAGGAAAAAACTGCTCAGAAAGAAAATGAGCGAACTGAAGAGGAAAATCAGTGAGAAGATGGGGGTACGCGAGGGTCTTACCATCGAAAGCCTCTATCCTTCCAAGGTGGATATCGTGGTAATGAACCCGCCCTATGTCAGGCAGGAGCAGATACCGGAGGGAAAGAAGAATTTGTATGTTGGGATTTACGGTTTGGACAGGACCTCGGATCTCTATGCCTACTTTATGTTAAGAGCCATTCAATTGGTCAGAAAGGGCGGGGTGGTGGCCGTCATCTCTTCTGATAAGTGGTTGGAGTCGGGCTACGGAAGAACTTTACAACGAGAGCTCCTGCCACACCTCAGGGCGGTATACGGGCAAAGGAAGAGGAGCTTTCAGGCTGACATAAACACCGTTATAACCATCCTCCAGCGGGAAACGGGGGAGGAAAGTGTCGATTTCATCTACTTGGACTCCTATACGGGTAACACTATTAGAAACTATAGGTCCTTTAGGAGGTCAGAACTGAAACCAGGAAAGTGGTACTATTTACGCTCCCCCCGCATTTTCGAGGAAGTTTTCTTACCGAGGTTGACTCACAAACTGAAGGAATTCGTTGAAATAAAATTTGGGATTAAAACGGGAGCAAATGAGTTCTTCTACATGAAGGATGTGAGCCACCTCTATGAAGCCGACAGGCTCGCGAATCCCCAGAAATTCAGGGATATCCCAGCAAAGAACCGGAAGGAGTTGGAGGAAAAGGGGCTGATATACATAGAAAATGAGGCCGGAGAGAGATTCGTAATAGACCGTAAAGACACGAAGCCCCTCGTGAGGAGCCCAAAGGAGATAAGGAGCTTCTTGATTCCTTCCGTCAAAACGCTGTGTCTCTACACCTCGGACCCCGGACCCTTCACCAAGAAGTACATCAAATGGGGGGAATCGCAGGGATTCCATAAACGTCCCACCTGCAAGGCGAGGGAAAGATGGTGGGAGCTTCCCGAGTTCGAGCCCACCCACATCCTCCTTCCCATGTCTTGGAGGGACCTCATCTACATACCCTTCAGCAAGAATCCCGTGATGTGTGACCATAGGTTGTATGCTTTGTATTGTAACAGGGGAATTGATCCCTTGACCGTTTGGATTTACATGAATTCCACCCTCTTCTACCTCACCGTGGAGCTACACTGCAGGAGGCTTGGAGGTGGAGGTGCAGCCACAGACATAATGGTGGAGGACTACGAGGAGTTAACTGTCCCAGACCTGAGTGACATGAAGATAAAGTTCGACCCACACAAGCTGATGGAAAGAAAACCGTTGAAGTATGCGGAGGAAATCAAGCAAACTGACAGGAAAGAACTCGATAAGGCGGTAATCGAGAGCCTTTTAAGTATGCCAGTCTCTAAGCCACCCTCTTGGTTCACCGTCCAAACAGTTTTCGGCACACGTCCCAAGCTGGAGCTGGATTCCCTTCTCAACGAGCTTCACCAGGCCTTCCTCGAAGTGGTGGAAGATAGGCTAATAAAAGCAGGGAAGGTGTTGGCCACTTGA